The following proteins come from a genomic window of Nitrospira sp.:
- a CDS encoding Bacterioferritin: MKAKEGVINILNKILTADLTAINQYFVHAKMCDNWGYDRLCHKVRERSIDEMKDADELIGHILYLEGVPNMQRMNAVQVGETVPEQFKLDLKAEQEMLTLLSEGVVHCTKVTDFTTRHMLEDMAKDVDGHIDWIETQLETIKQVGLENYLAEQIKKES; this comes from the coding sequence ATGAAAGCGAAAGAAGGGGTCATCAACATCCTCAATAAAATTCTGACGGCGGACTTGACGGCCATCAATCAGTATTTTGTCCACGCCAAAATGTGCGACAACTGGGGGTATGATCGGCTCTGTCACAAGGTGCGAGAACGGAGCATCGATGAGATGAAAGATGCAGACGAACTCATCGGTCATATTCTCTACTTGGAAGGGGTTCCCAATATGCAGCGAATGAATGCGGTGCAGGTAGGTGAGACGGTACCCGAACAATTTAAATTGGACCTGAAGGCCGAGCAAGAGATGCTGACGTTGTTGAGCGAAGGGGTTGTGCACTGTACGAAGGTGACTGATTTTACGACCCGGCACATGCTCGAAGACATGGCGAAGGATGTCGATGGGCACATTGATTGGATTGAGACCCAATTGGAAACCATCAAACAAGTCGGTCTTGAAAACTACTTGGCCGAACAGATCAAGAAAGAATCCTGA
- a CDS encoding Particulate methane monooxygenase A-subunit, translating into MFRTDEIIKASKLPPEGVAMSRHIDYIYFIPILFVTIVGTFHMHFDLLAGDWDFWLDWKDRQWWPIVTPITAITFCAALQYYNWVNYRQPFGATITILALLAGKWVTIVAAWWWWSNYPYNFVMPATLLPSAIVLDIVLLLTRNWTLTAVIGAWMFAALFYPTNWALFAYSHTPLVVDGTLLSWADYMGFLYVRTGTPEYIRMIEVGSLRTFGGHSTMISSFFAAFASSLMYILWWQFGKFFCTAYFYLTDDRQRTTKVHDVFAYATLAHADKAKIGGKA; encoded by the coding sequence ATGTTTAGAACCGATGAGATTATTAAGGCTTCGAAGCTGCCGCCGGAAGGCGTCGCGATGTCCCGGCACATCGATTACATTTACTTCATTCCGATTTTGTTCGTCACCATCGTCGGCACCTTTCACATGCACTTCGACCTGTTGGCCGGCGACTGGGACTTCTGGTTGGACTGGAAGGACCGGCAATGGTGGCCGATCGTGACCCCGATTACGGCCATTACCTTTTGTGCGGCCCTCCAGTACTACAATTGGGTGAACTATCGCCAGCCCTTTGGGGCCACGATCACCATCCTGGCGCTCCTCGCCGGCAAGTGGGTCACGATCGTCGCCGCGTGGTGGTGGTGGTCGAACTATCCGTATAACTTCGTCATGCCGGCCACCTTGCTGCCGAGCGCCATCGTCCTGGACATCGTCTTGTTGTTGACCCGGAACTGGACGCTGACGGCCGTGATCGGGGCCTGGATGTTTGCCGCGTTGTTCTATCCGACGAACTGGGCGTTGTTCGCCTACAGCCATACGCCGCTGGTCGTCGATGGCACCTTGCTGTCGTGGGCGGACTACATGGGCTTCTTGTATGTCCGGACCGGAACGCCGGAGTACATTCGGATGATCGAAGTGGGCTCGCTGCGCACCTTCGGCGGGCACAGCACGATGATCTCGTCGTTCTTCGCCGCGTTTGCGTCGTCGTTGATGTACATTCTGTGGTGGCAGTTCGGCAAGTTCTTCTGCACCGCCTACTTCTACCTCACGGATGACCGGCAGCGCACGACCAAAGTCCACGATGTGTTCGCCTATGCAACACTGGCACATGCCGATAAGGCCAAAATCGGGGGGAAAGCATGA
- a CDS encoding Cytochrome c heme lyase subunit CcmL → MRMKWVMLIVLFLSGPAWAGEARPLADDPAVEARLKHLAVELRCLVCQNQTLADSNAPLAEDLRREVREMIAKDMSDKEIIDFLVARYGDFVLYRPPLKATTTLLWVGPFVLLTIGATVLVITLRRRANKVVDAPVTVEEHRRVEQLLAEGGKRS, encoded by the coding sequence ATGAGAATGAAATGGGTGATGCTCATAGTGTTGTTTTTGTCCGGACCTGCTTGGGCGGGGGAGGCCCGGCCGTTGGCCGATGACCCAGCCGTCGAGGCGCGACTCAAGCATCTCGCCGTCGAGCTGCGATGTCTGGTCTGTCAGAATCAAACATTGGCCGATTCCAACGCTCCGCTGGCAGAAGATTTGCGCCGGGAAGTTCGGGAGATGATCGCGAAGGACATGAGCGACAAGGAAATCATCGATTTCCTTGTCGCACGCTATGGTGACTTCGTGCTGTATCGACCGCCGCTCAAGGCGACCACCACGCTGCTGTGGGTTGGGCCGTTCGTTCTATTGACCATCGGAGCCACGGTGCTCGTCATCACATTGCGGCGTCGGGCGAACAAAGTCGTCGATGCGCCGGTGACGGTTGAGGAGCATCGACGAGTCGAACAACTATTGGCAGAAGGAGGCAAGCGCTCATGA
- a CDS encoding Copper resistance protein CopD / Cytochrome c family protein produces MIEAAGALFRCLQLASSMLLVGGCVFLAIAEQKYSASRYTWPARLKQFFPWLAVTLLLGLFGLLATTTAQATGAPENSWNPQAWLDFLQKTRIGLIWILRASSALAVLVMVLYVRFSPPAQWRYVTCASVAALPLALSSLASHSAAEEQAVGVTLSYALHVITASVWLGGLPGVLLVASTTTTESPDDRSRAGEVLSRFSALALPTMIAIVVSGLVVANRMIDTNYAGLVATTYGLLLIAKLTLLAIILFIASRAKSVWVPSLNQSSIIAAAGGRKLRTWVRVEFVLAILLIIVATLLANAVPAKHDVIDYWPYPFRFSIDATWGDWLVRAIVLTGLVLLIIAGTMIVLSRKKHWGTSWRITAPTVLGILGLAAALYPISVQSYPETYRKTPVPFDAISIANGVELFAANCIPCHGPQAKGNGVLAKTLPKQPVDLLTEPHTAMHTAGDFFHWLTYGRFNGIMPAFGDKFSEEERWDLLNFLHANSRGYQSRIITPRILPEQPFMATPNFSYTAHDGSSGTLKDFRGKQDVLLIFFSWPESRVRLDQLRTAAASIIGKNTAILAVPMTDLAPDELTAIVRDMPFPVVTQGAREISSSYALFRRTLSIPDLFGEGTSPKHMEFLIDRFGYLRARWIPNGDGSGWADITVLTQQITQLNQEREILPPPGDHVH; encoded by the coding sequence ATGATCGAGGCTGCTGGCGCGCTGTTCCGCTGTCTGCAGCTGGCCTCCTCTATGCTGCTGGTCGGTGGTTGCGTGTTTTTGGCAATTGCCGAGCAGAAGTACTCTGCCTCCCGATATACGTGGCCGGCTCGTCTGAAACAGTTCTTTCCATGGCTGGCCGTAACACTGTTGCTCGGGTTATTCGGTCTCCTCGCTACAACGACGGCACAAGCGACCGGAGCTCCTGAAAATTCTTGGAATCCGCAAGCCTGGTTAGACTTCTTACAAAAAACCCGCATCGGGCTTATTTGGATTTTGCGCGCTTCTAGCGCCCTCGCTGTCCTTGTGATGGTTCTGTACGTTCGATTTTCTCCTCCAGCGCAATGGCGCTACGTTACCTGTGCGTCAGTTGCGGCTCTGCCCCTGGCCCTCAGTTCTCTCGCCAGCCATTCGGCGGCCGAGGAGCAGGCGGTTGGGGTCACGTTGTCCTATGCCCTGCATGTCATAACAGCCAGTGTCTGGCTCGGCGGCCTGCCGGGCGTGCTCCTTGTTGCCTCCACCACCACGACCGAATCGCCGGACGACCGATCACGTGCCGGAGAAGTGCTGAGCCGTTTTTCGGCATTGGCGCTCCCCACGATGATCGCCATTGTCGTGTCGGGCCTCGTCGTGGCCAATCGCATGATCGACACAAATTACGCCGGACTCGTCGCAACGACCTACGGCTTGCTCCTTATCGCCAAACTTACGTTGCTGGCTATCATTCTTTTTATCGCCTCGCGCGCGAAGTCTGTTTGGGTGCCGTCGCTTAATCAGAGTTCGATTATAGCCGCAGCGGGCGGACGAAAGCTCCGGACGTGGGTGAGAGTTGAATTCGTTCTCGCCATCCTACTGATAATCGTCGCCACGTTGTTGGCCAACGCCGTGCCCGCCAAACATGATGTGATCGATTACTGGCCCTACCCCTTTCGCTTCTCCATCGATGCCACATGGGGCGATTGGCTTGTACGAGCTATCGTACTCACCGGCCTTGTACTCCTGATCATAGCCGGAACGATGATCGTTCTCAGCCGCAAAAAACATTGGGGAACCTCGTGGCGGATCACTGCTCCGACAGTTTTAGGAATCCTTGGACTTGCCGCGGCACTCTATCCCATTTCCGTGCAGTCGTACCCGGAAACCTATCGGAAAACTCCGGTACCCTTCGACGCCATCTCCATTGCCAACGGTGTTGAGTTATTTGCCGCGAATTGCATTCCCTGTCATGGGCCGCAAGCAAAGGGAAATGGCGTACTGGCCAAAACATTGCCGAAACAACCGGTAGACCTTCTGACGGAACCGCATACCGCCATGCATACGGCCGGTGACTTCTTCCATTGGCTGACCTACGGACGATTCAACGGTATCATGCCGGCCTTCGGCGACAAATTTTCCGAAGAAGAACGCTGGGACCTGCTGAATTTTCTTCATGCCAATTCCCGAGGGTATCAATCGAGGATCATCACCCCTCGTATTCTGCCTGAGCAACCGTTCATGGCTACTCCGAACTTCTCGTATACCGCGCACGATGGCTCAAGCGGCACACTGAAGGATTTCCGCGGGAAGCAAGATGTGCTGCTGATCTTCTTTTCATGGCCGGAATCGCGCGTTCGGCTCGATCAACTCCGTACGGCTGCCGCCTCAATCATCGGAAAGAATACGGCCATCTTGGCAGTCCCCATGACTGACTTAGCTCCGGATGAACTGACCGCAATCGTACGGGATATGCCCTTCCCTGTCGTCACACAGGGCGCGCGCGAGATCTCCAGCAGCTATGCCCTGTTCCGAAGGACACTCTCTATTCCGGATTTGTTCGGCGAAGGAACGAGTCCAAAGCATATGGAATTTCTCATCGACCGCTTTGGTTATTTGCGGGCACGATGGATTCCTAACGGGGACGGATCCGGGTGGGCGGATATAACCGTGCTGACACAACAAATCACTCAACTCAATCAAGAGCGAGAAATCTTACCTCCCCCAGGCGATCACGTTCATTAG
- a CDS encoding Cytochrome c family protein yields the protein MNHRIGYAFAAAAVFLAVAGTAWAEGTFEGRKKCFNCHKSEGESWEKTLHAKAMESLKPSRGKKKDEAMVKAKLDPKKDYTKDKDCVGCHVDGFGKEGGYVIEEPDKFLTGVGCESCHGAGSDYRKIHRKAGEAFEKSKKTMERANLVEAGQDFEFEEKCNACHLNYEGSPWKGVKKPYTPFTPKVDKKYAFDFEKYVRNDKAMHEHFKLEGTFIGPPIPKFHEEFQKTAKPPVKSDKAGDE from the coding sequence GTGAATCACCGCATAGGTTACGCATTCGCCGCTGCAGCGGTATTTCTGGCCGTCGCCGGGACGGCTTGGGCGGAAGGAACGTTTGAAGGACGAAAAAAATGCTTCAACTGTCATAAAAGCGAGGGGGAGTCATGGGAGAAGACTCTCCATGCTAAGGCCATGGAGTCGCTCAAGCCCAGCAGAGGCAAGAAGAAGGACGAGGCGATGGTCAAGGCCAAGCTGGACCCCAAGAAGGACTATACAAAAGACAAGGATTGCGTTGGATGCCATGTCGATGGATTCGGGAAGGAAGGCGGGTACGTCATCGAAGAGCCGGATAAATTTTTAACCGGTGTCGGTTGTGAGTCTTGTCATGGTGCAGGAAGCGATTATCGAAAGATCCATAGAAAAGCCGGTGAAGCATTTGAAAAATCCAAGAAGACGATGGAGCGAGCCAATCTTGTCGAAGCAGGTCAGGATTTTGAGTTTGAAGAAAAGTGCAATGCCTGTCACCTCAATTATGAAGGATCTCCGTGGAAAGGCGTGAAAAAGCCTTATACTCCATTTACTCCGAAAGTAGACAAGAAATATGCATTTGACTTTGAAAAATATGTTCGGAATGACAAGGCTATGCATGAGCACTTCAAACTTGAAGGCACATTTATCGGTCCGCCCATTCCAAAATTTCATGAAGAATTCCAGAAGACAGCCAAGCCTCCGGTGAAATCGGACAAGGCTGGGGACGAATAA
- a CDS encoding Cytochrome c-type biogenesis protein CcmG/DsbE, thiol:disulfide oxidoreductase yields the protein MNRFLLPLSIFIVVVVFLGVGLRLNPREIPSPLVGKAAPDFSQPQLYDSANVFSSTDLKGKVWLLNFWASWCSGCRTEHPVLMELAKSGEVPIYGMDYKDQRDEAMTWLRRWGNPYPVVGVDDAGRVGINYGVYGVPETYVIDKQGVIRYKQIGPLDPDTVAKKILPLVKQLESQ from the coding sequence ATGAATCGGTTTCTCCTGCCGCTGTCGATTTTTATCGTGGTCGTCGTCTTCCTGGGGGTGGGGCTTAGGCTCAACCCGCGGGAAATCCCGTCTCCTTTGGTCGGAAAGGCCGCCCCTGATTTTTCCCAGCCGCAGCTCTACGATTCAGCAAACGTATTTTCGTCGACTGACCTTAAAGGGAAAGTCTGGTTGCTCAATTTTTGGGCCTCATGGTGCAGCGGGTGTCGGACTGAGCATCCGGTATTGATGGAGTTGGCCAAATCCGGTGAGGTGCCGATCTATGGGATGGATTACAAGGATCAACGTGACGAGGCTATGACCTGGTTGAGGCGGTGGGGCAATCCTTATCCTGTGGTCGGGGTGGATGATGCCGGCCGGGTCGGCATCAATTATGGGGTCTACGGAGTGCCTGAAACCTACGTCATCGACAAGCAGGGTGTGATCCGCTATAAACAGATCGGGCCCCTGGATCCCGACACCGTTGCCAAAAAAATCCTTCCCCTTGTGAAGCAGCTTGAATCACAATGA
- a CDS encoding Particulate methane monooxygenase C-subunit → MAADSSGRGYDISQWYDSKPVKIGWLAILGIGVFWVLYQRAFGYSHGLDSMTPEFDSVWMGLWRFNILANAVFFAVTIGWIWVTRDRNLANLDHKLELKRYFYWMGWLVCYIWGVYYAGSYTLEQDAAWHQVIIRDTSFTASHIVAFYGTFPLYITCGVASYLYAQTRLPLYAQATSFPLVAAVVGPMFILPNVGLNEWGHAFWFVDELFSAPLHWGFVTLGWCGLFGAAGGVAAQIVSRMSNLADVIWNNAPKSILDPFPSQVNPNAKAGY, encoded by the coding sequence ATGGCAGCTGACAGTTCTGGGCGAGGGTATGACATCTCGCAGTGGTACGACTCGAAGCCGGTGAAAATCGGCTGGTTGGCGATCTTGGGAATCGGGGTCTTCTGGGTGCTGTACCAGCGGGCGTTCGGGTACTCGCACGGGTTGGACTCCATGACCCCGGAGTTTGATTCGGTGTGGATGGGCCTGTGGCGGTTTAACATTTTGGCGAACGCGGTGTTTTTTGCGGTGACCATTGGCTGGATCTGGGTGACGCGGGACCGGAACCTGGCGAACCTGGACCACAAGCTGGAGCTGAAGCGGTACTTTTACTGGATGGGGTGGTTGGTGTGCTACATCTGGGGCGTGTACTACGCGGGGAGCTACACATTGGAGCAGGATGCGGCGTGGCACCAAGTGATCATCCGGGACACGAGCTTCACGGCGAGCCACATTGTGGCGTTCTACGGGACGTTCCCGTTGTACATCACGTGCGGGGTGGCGAGTTATCTGTATGCGCAGACGCGGCTGCCGTTGTACGCGCAGGCGACGTCGTTTCCGTTGGTGGCGGCGGTGGTGGGGCCGATGTTCATTCTGCCGAACGTGGGGTTGAACGAGTGGGGCCATGCGTTCTGGTTTGTGGATGAGCTGTTTTCGGCGCCGTTGCACTGGGGCTTCGTGACGTTGGGGTGGTGCGGGTTGTTCGGGGCCGCGGGCGGCGTGGCGGCGCAGATCGTGAGCCGGATGTCGAATCTGGCCGACGTGATCTGGAACAACGCGCCGAAGAGCATCCTGGATCCGTTCCCCAGCCAGGTGAACCCCAACGCCAAGGCAGGGTACTAA
- a CDS encoding Copper resistance protein CopC: MIGSPGRHTFRHVILIVAFVLGVPATSAFAHSMLVKAEPPRRAVLTKSPSQVRLWFNEKIEGDYASLVVLDAKKQPITELKPTLAPDDQKSIVLPLPELSPGKYSVKFRVLSVDGHVVESSFDFTVKGEAHKK, from the coding sequence ATGATCGGCTCACCAGGCAGGCACACGTTCAGGCATGTCATCTTGATCGTGGCGTTCGTCTTGGGAGTTCCCGCCACCTCGGCCTTCGCGCATTCCATGTTGGTCAAGGCAGAACCACCACGGCGGGCCGTCCTTACCAAATCGCCGAGTCAGGTGCGCTTGTGGTTCAATGAGAAAATCGAAGGAGACTATGCTTCTCTCGTGGTCCTTGATGCCAAGAAACAGCCGATCACCGAGTTGAAGCCCACCCTGGCCCCTGACGATCAAAAATCGATCGTCCTGCCGTTGCCCGAGCTATCGCCCGGCAAGTATTCCGTCAAGTTTCGCGTTCTCTCGGTGGACGGACATGTCGTCGAGTCATCTTTCGACTTCACCGTGAAGGGCGAAGCCCACAAAAAATGA
- a CDS encoding Hydroxylamine oxidoreductase precursor — protein MVKNLVKYALVVWGVVVASQAQANFPTVPKETYEALKIERSASPKELYEALLKRYMDPNQNGQGKGKYGDYWQPVSFSKYFDPHTFYKPPQAVKEVASREQCVKCHTDESPGWVAAWKKSTHANLDKIRKLTPKDETYYKKAKLEAVEENLRSIGKLGKGEHLKEVGCIDCHFEVNAKNKADHRKDIRLATADTCGTCHLQEFAERESERDTITWPKDQWPKGRPSHALDYRANVEVEVYAGMPQREIADGCTGCHVNQNKCDTCHARHEFSVAESRKPEVCGQCHSGADHNNWEAYNLSKHGLKYQRDKEHWNFNIPIKEAMVKGAETAPTCQYCHMEYQGKIAHNVVRKVRWANYPFVPGVRENIKTDWAEKRNDAWVKTCTNCHSETYARAWLEFMDNGTFSGLDKYDEAHHVVEEQYKAGLLTGQKTNRPAPPAPETDGFEKFFQIYWSKGNNPAANELRLFEMAEDHLVQLHVSLAHQYWGYTYTVGWAAMNRAYVEIMDDDTRLKEKLDLQSRLAKLEGQVKHGLLDLDSETGKLSLGGLGGGMLLAGTMAIAGWRRSGRKDR, from the coding sequence ATGGTAAAGAACCTCGTGAAGTATGCCCTGGTGGTCTGGGGCGTGGTCGTTGCCTCGCAGGCGCAGGCGAATTTCCCCACCGTGCCGAAGGAAACCTATGAGGCGTTGAAGATTGAGCGGTCCGCCTCGCCGAAGGAACTGTACGAGGCGTTGCTGAAGCGATATATGGACCCCAATCAGAATGGGCAAGGGAAGGGAAAGTACGGCGACTATTGGCAACCCGTCTCGTTCAGTAAGTATTTCGACCCGCACACGTTTTATAAGCCCCCGCAGGCGGTGAAAGAGGTGGCGAGCCGTGAGCAATGCGTCAAGTGTCACACGGATGAATCGCCGGGGTGGGTCGCCGCGTGGAAGAAAAGCACGCATGCAAACTTGGATAAGATCCGCAAGCTGACCCCGAAAGATGAAACCTACTACAAGAAGGCCAAGCTCGAAGCCGTCGAAGAGAATCTGCGATCGATCGGCAAGCTGGGCAAGGGCGAGCATCTCAAAGAAGTGGGGTGCATTGATTGTCACTTTGAGGTCAATGCCAAGAACAAGGCGGACCATCGCAAGGATATCAGGTTGGCCACGGCCGACACGTGCGGCACGTGCCATTTGCAGGAGTTTGCCGAGAGAGAATCGGAACGCGATACCATCACGTGGCCGAAAGATCAGTGGCCCAAAGGCCGTCCGTCCCATGCCTTGGACTACCGGGCCAATGTGGAAGTCGAAGTCTATGCCGGGATGCCGCAGCGGGAAATTGCCGATGGCTGCACCGGTTGCCACGTCAATCAGAACAAGTGCGATACCTGCCATGCGCGGCATGAATTCTCCGTGGCGGAATCACGGAAGCCGGAAGTCTGTGGGCAATGCCACAGCGGGGCCGACCATAACAATTGGGAAGCGTATAACCTGTCCAAGCATGGGTTGAAGTATCAGCGCGATAAAGAGCATTGGAACTTCAATATTCCCATTAAGGAGGCAATGGTCAAAGGCGCCGAAACCGCCCCCACCTGCCAATACTGTCATATGGAGTATCAAGGGAAAATCGCCCACAATGTGGTGCGCAAGGTACGGTGGGCCAACTATCCCTTCGTGCCGGGTGTCCGCGAGAACATTAAGACCGACTGGGCGGAAAAGCGGAATGATGCCTGGGTGAAGACCTGTACCAATTGCCATTCGGAAACGTACGCCAGGGCGTGGTTGGAATTCATGGATAACGGCACCTTCTCCGGATTGGATAAGTATGATGAAGCGCATCATGTGGTCGAGGAGCAGTACAAGGCCGGGCTCTTGACCGGGCAAAAGACCAATCGACCGGCCCCGCCGGCACCGGAGACGGATGGCTTTGAGAAGTTCTTCCAGATCTATTGGTCCAAGGGGAATAACCCGGCAGCCAATGAGTTGCGCCTGTTCGAAATGGCCGAAGATCACCTGGTGCAATTGCATGTCAGCTTGGCCCACCAATACTGGGGGTATACCTATACAGTCGGCTGGGCGGCGATGAACCGAGCCTATGTGGAAATCATGGACGATGACACGCGGCTGAAGGAGAAGCTGGATCTCCAATCCCGGCTTGCCAAACTTGAGGGCCAGGTGAAGCATGGGCTGCTGGACCTGGATAGCGAGACTGGGAAGCTGTCGCTCGGGGGGCTCGGCGGTGGAATGCTGCTCGCCGGGACGATGGCCATTGCCGGCTGGCGGAGGAGCGGAAGGAAGGATCGTTGA
- a CDS encoding Cytochrome c-type protein, which yields MPKLGTLAAGAVLGIGLITVVFGGEAAISRTEFCISCHSEIYPYEELKKSSHWGALGMDPGCKDCHVPQGLSNFHKAIYTHVVDGVPFLIKEFTTDYSTVEKFNEHRPEAAYRARMKLKEWDSLTCRACHKNTKPPGASAKAAHAKMQSEGATCIDCHQNLVHKKVPEHDLNASLAQGRPVIKEVKKKKDDDDEED from the coding sequence ATGCCAAAGTTGGGGACATTAGCTGCTGGGGCAGTTCTTGGGATAGGGCTGATTACCGTTGTGTTCGGCGGTGAAGCCGCAATTTCACGGACTGAGTTCTGCATAAGTTGTCACTCTGAAATATATCCCTATGAGGAACTGAAGAAGTCCTCACATTGGGGTGCGCTTGGCATGGATCCAGGCTGTAAGGACTGCCATGTGCCTCAAGGCTTATCAAACTTTCACAAGGCCATTTATACGCACGTTGTAGACGGAGTGCCGTTCCTGATCAAGGAGTTCACCACTGACTATTCAACGGTGGAAAAATTCAATGAACATCGACCGGAGGCTGCTTACCGCGCTCGAATGAAACTTAAGGAATGGGATAGCCTCACGTGCAGAGCATGTCACAAGAATACGAAGCCGCCGGGAGCTTCGGCTAAAGCGGCACATGCCAAGATGCAAAGCGAAGGGGCGACGTGCATCGATTGCCATCAGAATCTTGTGCATAAGAAGGTTCCGGAGCACGATCTGAACGCGAGTCTTGCTCAGGGACGCCCTGTGATCAAGGAAGTCAAGAAGAAGAAAGACGATGATGACGAGGAAGACTAG
- a CDS encoding Particulate methane monooxygenase B-subunit — MNVTHGFKLWIMGLCGVATLAFTPVFDITPAFAHGERSQEPFLRMRTVNWYDTEWVGKSTKVNDVTELRGKFHLSEDWPRAVVKPNRTFINIGSPSSVFVRLSSKVNGTPMFVSGPMEIGRDYEYVVTLKARLPGHHHIHPMFAVKDAGPIAGPGGWMDITGRYEDFTNPIKTLTGETFDSETMGTATGIMWHLFWGAVAIFWVGFFMIRPMYLVRARVLAAYGDEILLDPIDRKVGTAVLIFVLVVVTVGYLAADARHPVSVPLQAGETKVKPMPIKPNPFVVEVTHAEYDVPGRALRMTLHATNNGTEPVTIGEFTTAGIRFTNKMGATKLDPNYPPELVAQAGLTMDNEAPILPGQTVDIKVESKDVLWEVQRLVDILHDPDQRFAGLLMSWTEKGDRLINPIWAPVLPVFTRLGA, encoded by the coding sequence ATGAACGTCACACATGGCTTCAAACTGTGGATAATGGGCCTCTGCGGGGTGGCGACGCTGGCGTTCACGCCGGTTTTTGATATCACCCCTGCATTCGCTCACGGCGAGCGCTCGCAGGAACCGTTCCTGCGTATGCGTACCGTGAATTGGTATGACACTGAGTGGGTTGGGAAATCGACTAAAGTCAACGACGTGACGGAATTGAGAGGCAAGTTCCATTTGTCCGAGGACTGGCCTCGTGCAGTCGTAAAGCCGAACCGTACTTTCATCAACATCGGCTCCCCTAGTTCCGTCTTTGTGCGGCTCAGTTCTAAAGTGAATGGAACACCGATGTTTGTTTCGGGGCCGATGGAAATCGGACGTGACTATGAGTACGTAGTCACGTTGAAAGCCCGACTCCCGGGCCATCATCACATCCATCCGATGTTTGCCGTCAAGGATGCCGGTCCGATTGCGGGTCCTGGCGGATGGATGGATATCACTGGCCGGTATGAGGATTTCACCAATCCGATTAAAACCCTTACCGGGGAAACGTTCGACTCGGAAACCATGGGTACGGCTACTGGGATCATGTGGCACTTGTTCTGGGGGGCCGTGGCCATTTTCTGGGTCGGCTTCTTCATGATCCGACCGATGTACTTGGTCCGCGCTCGTGTCTTGGCGGCGTATGGGGATGAGATTCTACTTGACCCAATCGACCGCAAAGTGGGAACTGCGGTGTTGATCTTCGTGTTGGTCGTCGTGACCGTCGGGTATCTGGCGGCAGATGCACGGCACCCTGTGAGCGTGCCGCTTCAGGCCGGTGAAACAAAGGTCAAGCCGATGCCGATTAAGCCGAACCCGTTCGTAGTTGAAGTCACCCATGCTGAATACGACGTTCCAGGTCGGGCGTTGCGCATGACTCTCCATGCGACAAATAACGGGACTGAACCTGTGACCATTGGTGAATTCACGACTGCAGGTATCCGGTTTACCAACAAGATGGGGGCAACCAAACTCGATCCAAACTATCCACCTGAGTTGGTGGCTCAGGCTGGTTTGACGATGGATAATGAAGCCCCGATTCTGCCTGGTCAGACAGTCGACATCAAAGTCGAATCCAAGGACGTTCTGTGGGAAGTGCAGCGGCTGGTGGACATTCTCCACGATCCAGATCAACGCTTCGCAGGGTTATTGATGTCCTGGACAGAGAAGGGTGATCGGCTCATCAATCCGATTTGGGCTCCGGTTCTCCCGGTCTTCACCAGACTGGGCGCATAG
- a CDS encoding Bacterioferritin translates to MKAKEGVLEHLNQILKAELTAVHQYLLHAAMCKNWGYERLHDYYRHLANEEVEHSSGLMDHVLYLDGTPEVEHIDGVAHGRDVEALFRADLAFEREDVELLRKAIAHCATVGDFTSRHLLEHMIEDSEEHVDWFETQLRTIEQVRIENYLAEQIKK, encoded by the coding sequence ATGAAAGCTAAAGAAGGCGTCCTTGAACATCTCAATCAGATATTAAAAGCGGAGTTGACGGCCGTGCACCAGTACCTGTTGCATGCGGCGATGTGCAAGAATTGGGGATATGAGCGGCTACACGACTATTACAGACACTTGGCGAATGAGGAAGTCGAGCACTCTTCAGGACTCATGGATCATGTCCTGTACTTGGATGGGACGCCGGAGGTGGAGCATATCGACGGTGTGGCGCATGGGCGGGACGTAGAGGCTCTGTTTCGTGCGGATCTGGCTTTCGAACGGGAAGATGTCGAATTGCTCCGGAAGGCAATCGCGCACTGCGCCACAGTCGGTGATTTCACGAGCCGTCACCTGCTGGAACATATGATCGAGGATTCGGAAGAGCACGTGGATTGGTTCGAGACTCAACTGCGGACTATCGAACAGGTGAGAATCGAGAACTACCTTGCCGAACAAATCAAAAAGTAA